The DNA sequence CAAGGGGTATTTGTGGAAATAAAATGACGCATGTAATCACAAAATCATACATGAAGCCTTCATGCATGGGAGCTGATTCGATTGTATTTAATAAACGTTCAaggtaataataaaatcatgatcacaaaaatttttgttttcatttttaaattgattccccttctcttcccttccttctACTTGCAATAAGATGGGGGTCTTCtaccgaagaaaaaaaaaacaaaaatggaggTCACACTGTTTGTGAttatagggagagggttctctaaaTGGCAGTGTGACCTCTACACCAATGCAAGGGCCGATGGGAGGGCACATAAAAGCATCAATAAGGGtgagattttcacctttcatgagTGGCGGGGTGATCATTTTGCCTATCTATGTTTAGGTGCAGGTACCATGCTGCCTTTCAggattctttttccattttgattAGATGATCCTTATGTTCACAATTTTTGCTCATATATTCTTGAATTTGGATCCGCTACACGCACATTCACTTGGACATACATGTAATTAAGGATCCACACATGTCTCTTTCACTTCCATATATATCCCTCTTCATCCCTTAAATGGTAGGGAATGGGACAagtgttggatcctcacatgtatCGATATACATCTAGGTAAACAAACACACGTGTAGCGGATCCAAATTctatatttttcaaatattttctttgcATTGATGagtaattatgatttttttttttttttaggttcagATTTAGGATCTTGATGATTGATATTAGGGTTCAGACTTCTATTTAGAATTGTATTACTTTATGGATCTGATGACCCTTAATAATgattttggggggggtggggacaATTACTAACATAATGGAAAATCTTTTACTGCCCATTCCTACCATTGGACTGGGTTAAGGCCCAGTCCAAGGCTGAGGTATCCCTAGCCGGCCCAATTGCACCACTAGGTGTCTGAGCAAAAGTTCTAATGAAAAATTCCCAAAGTAAATAAAATCTTCCAGATCAAACCAATAAAGGATTTGTGAGTTCATGGGAAGAGAATAAAGTACTCCCTCAGTTCTCCTTCTCATGTAATCCCTAAAAAAGGGATTCAACAACAATAGTTATAATCTTAGAAACCAATACTAAATAATGTGTTAAGATATGGCTCAATCAATGCATCTCTAAGATGCGAGTCAGAATAACAGAGAGGTCAAACGGAATATGCGAAGTCATGCTAGAGTTGGGAATCCATTTCTCGACGACGACGAAGTAATAATATGTATGGAGACCAACAAACGTTTGTGGAAGCTTTGTTAGAGTCGGAAATTCATATAAactcttttctattattttatctGAGAATAAAATAAGGACAATTAAaatgtgtcaaattttaaataCACCAATATAACTGTCATTTAGACAATCCCCACAAATTAAGAATAAGAATCAATTATTGaacttatttcattttttcattgccATTGGGGTAATGAAGGGCGAGACAAGAAACTCACAAGGGAGTCGGACAAGGGACCCATGAGGGGTAAGCAAGCGGGGCCACGGCCCACAAGGGCACACTTATTCCAAGATAGGGGTGCCGGTTGATTCATCACCACTCAATGTGAATGAATCAAATatgggtggatttttttttttttttttagtacatTATAGAAGTGGGGAGGGAAAAGGTAACAACAATAGATTCGAacttgttagatcaaacaccaagaaacacaaataataaagagacaatagatccgtatgacacagagatttacgaggttcacacaccagggtggtgtgctacgtcctcgggcgaagaagaagatgattcactatgcagaagagagattacaccctagcagcggcgagaaaaactcgccctgaaaccctagctgccctagctgcgtgaaaaccctagaatacaatgactttctcaacaaacagtacattatatatactccaaaatcgtgggtcgacccaccggGTCGCAGTCGATCTGGTTGAACTGTACCActggggctacgcccccgcacccccatacgagatcagtgatgggctccgggcttgggcatatcggcccaacccctctacttccatcacagatctcagaaaatttttcatttgagtcgccaccaaaatatgtcggatcgggtcaatcttcaaaacgagtcaaaaattcgagacaaacttaacagaactcaagacctcttggtgagcctAGACTTATTTGAAACCTTAGTTGCACATGGTAATGAATAGGTGAAAATAACATCCACAcctttccctccttttttttgattcaaaatgaaatcttctttctttctaccaaaaacagGAAACCTTCTTTCTGGTCTTTAGAAGATGTCGGTGAACACTTTTGGGGAATTCCATTTCCACAGATGTTTACTTTTGTTAATCACATACTGAGTCACTGACTGTGCTTTAGCTTAATAGAGTTGTAAAGTGTAAGCTTTTATAATATTCCTACTGAGTGGGGTGGTTGATCATGGAATTATAAAATATATCGTATCCCATCGCACAAGTATCACACTACACATGATTTAGtctaaattttcaaattttccttttttatgagACAAAGTTTTTCGAGAGCAACCCTTGTGCCACAGACATTTGAGGGGCACGGAATGATTATCTTGCCCCTCCTTAGAGGCATGTGCCCCTATGCCTGAAATGCACCGTcgctctaaaaaaaaaataataataaaaaaaaaaaaaaaaaaaccctattttatttaacaaatgaataaataaaaatccatgATAAACATGATATAACAGGACAAGGCaactattttattattttgtgattACCTAAACTCTGTTTTGCCTTTTTCTCTAATAGAGAAGTGTAATGAATTGATCACGTTTAAGTTAGTCTAACATGAATTTCTGCACGTTAAACTTGAAATACCATAGCTGAGAAAGGTTTCATAAAGGGCccataattttttgtttgggCCCTTATGAAACCATTACATGGTACATATGGCCGGTGAAGCccatatttattaatattaatattaatatttaatttgtGTGAGGTTAGTATACAATACAAGATGCTCCACTTTAATGTGccattttttcatgattttattATAGGGGAAAACATGATCAAGGCCAAATTTGAAAGTTGaataaattataattataatcaCAATGCATTGGATatgaaaattaaattattttgatCCAATAACCTTAATTGTCCACTGAATTTAATTGTGCACTTAGTGGGCAATGTATTAGAGGATGGTAGATTCCATTTTGGATTGACTTTaaatttaggagagagagttcCATGAAAGGCAACAGGCATCAACTGGGATGCGATTTTTGTCTTTCATAAGGGATAGCGTGGTCATGTCTCACCCTCTGGGCACCATGCTATCTTTCAGGTTTTGTTTTTTCCGCTAAATTAATTTGTACTAGCTCACTGCTCTAAAGGGGTGTCATATTGGAATttaagagaatagggagaaggGTTATGTTACTTTCAAGTATATTGGtacaattttgaaaatgtaaTCATCGGGGTATACCAATAATTATAAGCATACTTAATGGTGATAGTGAAAATGTtctaattaattaatatttatataCTTCAGAAGTGATTTGCAACAAGGCACTTTTCAACATTTATAGAGATGATATCTTCTAGAAACATAGATCGAGGGAAGGTAGATAGTTCGCCTCTCCTATACCCCACCTTTCTTCATATAATAGTAATAGGGAGAAAAGAATCACGTCTGCCTAGGTATATATCTATGCCTAAACAAAGCAGGTCCGGAAAGACCATGCAATTGAAGATGCTTGTGTATGTCCTCCCATTGGTCATGCACAATGGTGTGTACCTACACCAGACAGCATTCTCATGGCCTTAGTAGTTTAAGTTAATAATAAGTGTGGCCCAATAAGCCCATTGGGGGTCTGACGAAATCTAAGTTGAGATCGATCAAAGCTGATACTCATTCAGATCAACCTGGATCAAACATAAATACTTCTAGGTTCaatagataaattttttttttttggttactattttaccctttgtcCATACTTATCCATCAATACCGTATCTGCTAAGAATCTAGATTGGTCAAAGCCAATATCAATCCGATCGACCTGCTCAAACCAATTCAATCCGATTCATCAAGCCATGGTGGTAACTGTAAGTTGAAATGAGAAAAGGACACGAATCCAAAATGGTGGGAGTTGGTAGTTGGAAACTGAAAATTATTTCGGATCAGATTTTGACTGAGAGCTTTAGAGGAGTGTTGAAGGTGACTAAAATTAATTcaaaagagtagagaatatgtACAATTTATTCCCAACGTATTCCCTTGCTTTCTTGAACACTCTAAATATGTGATCAATCTAAACTAACGTACCCTACACTTGGGGAATTATGATGGGATGATGTGGAAGAAGTAGAGTGCACGTAGGCCATGGGGGACTAGTTTTATTAAAACGAATCAGGAtaatttctcttcacccacatCAAAGAGACGAGTCTAGGTGTCTATTATCCAATTCGTAAATAAGAGGTCAGAGTAATTATGACCGTAGATGGTtgaagaaaactttctcctaatCCAATTTACCACATTTCATGAATCAATTTGACTTCATATGCATTCTAATAATCTACAATTCatctattaagaaaaaaaagtgtcaCGAGTTAATTTTATTGTGTAGGCATCTTTGACTCCGTAGTATTAAGGGGAAGACGAATGCTAATTGATTGTTGGGCCAATGAAGGGTTGTACATCTGCATCAATAGGGGTGGGTTTTTATTATATCATAGGGACAAAGTCATTATTTCATCTCGGTTTATATCTAGCTACAAGAATCATAAACGATCAGATAGTGTTATTTTCCCCTTCGTATTTGATGGGAGTATGAAATGAAATACTCCCAGCCACAATGCCTCCCCCATTCCCAGTCAAAATGTGATCCGAAACCAATTTTCAGTTATGTCTCATTATTAGTTTCTTTTCAACTACCAACCCAACGATCTTCAACACGTGCCATTTTCTCATTCCAGCTAAACTACCCATCCATATTAACCGGATAAATACTCTCCTATAGTCTAGGAAGGATAGTATTCCCAAAATCACTGTGGTGGGacccacttcttttttttttattaatagatGGGACCCACCTGATGTTATCCATTTTTATATATAACTGTGAAGCTCTGAAGTTGTGAATGTCTGTGAGCtgttcttgaaaaaaaattctttatttttgttccAATTTCCACAACTCTATCAATCGATCCTCTTCAATAGGAAGCTCACTGAAGCAAAGCAATGACTGTGGAAATCCAACTTTACACTGGAGatagaagaatagaagatcCAAATCCACCCAAGAAGGAGACGAATCAAAACAAACTCACCCTCCTCCCactcatcttcctcatctactTCGAAGTCTCCGGTGGCCCTTTCGGAGAAGAACCAGTCGTTAAAGCCGCCGGACCCCTGTTCGCCATCTTGGGTTTTCTTGTATTCCCTTTCATATGGAGTATACCAGAAGCCCTCATTACGGCCGAGCTTGCCACCACCTTCCCCGGCAACGGTGGTTTTGTCATCTGGGCTGAAAGAGCTTTCGGCCCTTTTTGGGGTAATCTCATGGGCTACTGGAAATTCATTAGTGGCGTCGTAAACAATGCTGCTTACCCTGTTCTCTGTGCAGATTACCTCAAACTCGTCTTCCCAATTTTCGCTTCAGGTACCCCTCGCGTTGCTGCTATCTGTGGATCAACTCTGGTCTTGTCTTTCCTTAATTACACCGGCCTCGCCATTGTTGGTTACACTGCCGTTGCTCTGGGTTTCGTCTCTCTGCTTCCTTTCTATATAATGGGTTTTGCTGCCATACCCAAACTTAAACCCCATCGGTGGCTCAGTATGGGTGAGCCTGGATTGAAAAAAGATTGGCAATTGTACTTGAATACTCTGTTCTGGAACTTGAATTTCTGGGACAATGCAAGTACTTTGGCAGGGGAAGTAGATAAACCCCAGAAGACCTTCCCCAAAGCTCTGTTATTAGCAGGGTTCATGACCATTATTGGTTATCTGGTACCTCTATTGGCCGCAACCGGAGCTCTTGAGTTAGAACAAGACAGATGGGATTCTGGGTTCCTGGCTGATGCAGCAGGGATGATGGTTGGTGATTGGCTCAAAATTTGGATCGAGATTGCAGTTTTGTTGTCTGGGATTGGACTCTTCGAAGCCCAGTTGAGCAGTGCAGCTTATCAGGTCCTTGGCATGGCAGATCTGGGTTTCATCCCCAAATTCTTCTCCTTGAGATCAAAATGGTTCGATACCCCATGGGTTGGGATCCTTTTGTCTAGTATAATCACACTAGCGATCACATTTATGGACTTCAACAATATCATAACAGCGGCGAATTCCTTGTACAGTTTGGGGATGTTGTTGGAGATTGCTTCATACATCTGGTTGAGAAAGAAGTATCCTAAGATGGATAGACCATACAAGGTGCCAATGGGAATGGTGGGATTGGTGATTATGTGTATGATTCCACTTGGGTTCCTGATATTCGTCATGGTTATGGGGTCAAAGCTTTCGTTTTTGATTAGTGGGTCTGTTACTGGTATTGGAATTGTGGGCTACTTCGTCATGAAATTCTGTAAATCTCGCGGCAGCTGTTTCGAGTTCACTAAGCAGGAGGAGGAAGACAAAGAAGAGGGAGGCCAGGAGGGAGGggttgtttaatttcttttatttttcattgttAACTTCACTTCACAGAGTACAGTAGAACTCAGAAAACTCTGTAAATGAGGACTCATGACTCAGGACTCAGGGACTCAACtcagaagaactgaagaaggaagaggaggagatctCATGTGTAATGGGAATTGAGCATTTACAGATTTACTGTTgtttcaacaaaagaaaaaaggggagaagaagtGGAGAGGAGGTTAGGACTTTTtcaaggggagagaagagagataaacataGATATGGGTATGCCAAGATTATGCCCTAACCTTTTctcacaaaagaaaagaaaaatactgagatttgtaaagaaaaaaaataaaataaaaggcccTATCTATGTTGTGTACTAAGTCATATAAGAAGATCCAATAATTGGATTATTCTGTTTTCCCATTTGCTtagtcttttttatttattttttatttttttattttatctttttattttatgtctttTGCATCGCACATCTATGTATTAGTTAATTTGTAATGGAATTCATAATGGTATCGGTAAAACTAAGTGCTCTAGAAACAAACAAAATGAATAAAGTGAGATGAGATCactttcactatcaatgaagaatggGTCTATTCAAGGATCTCTatgattacaaagaaaaccatcTCACTGCAAATATATAGTAAAATTCTACATAGGTACATATTACCGAAATACCAATgcaatcctaaaaaaaaaaattcctcaagGACTGCCACCCTCAAACCCTTGCCATGGACTTGCCAATTTGCTAAGGCCCTAGTAACAAAAATAACACACAAATGGGTCTCGGACCTTTTGAAATCAAACCACAAATGCGAtttatagaatacaagacaccAAATTCCAAGATAAAAAATGTCTAAAATTCTTAGAGAATGGAGAAAGACTCGAATGGTTTGGCCTTTGGAGGGCTACATAGTAAGCTGATTAAACTGTAAATCTTACATTTTTGGTATGTGACCGAAGCCACTCATCCTCTATCGGTCTTGTGCACGGGGCAATTTCAAAATCTCCATTGCCTCCCTTGGGGAGAAGAGTGAGTTGATGAGAGGCGTTTTGAACAAGGGATGGATAAGATCAAAACCTTACTAACTCCACTGACTCATGGGTTGCCATCATTTCCATCTCCAAGTTTCAGACTTATTTCCTTTTAAGATGCTGCACCAGGCCCATGAGCCCATATCATACTTCACCGCTTTCCATGAGTCTCTAACATTAAAGTGGTTATAATAAAGGTTGATTAAAACACTAGGGCTatggttatgtttggttgcaaggaaaatttaaaagagaggaaaatgaaattttcaatttaaaaaataaacttaTGTAATCATTGGAAGAAAATCTTTTCAAGTACGCCAGCTCCTCTAGCGTACATCGGAAAACTCAAAAAACTCTGTAGTGAAGACTCAGGACtcagaagaactgaagaaggaagaggagatctCATGTGTAATGGGAACTGAGCATTTACAGATTACTGTTgtttcaacaaaagaaaaaaggggaaaaaaaggaggaggttaggtatgtCATCGGCTTTTCTGGAGTTGACTATTCAACTATTGGGGTGATGAGAGACACAGAGGACTTTTtcaaggggagagaagagagataaacacaatcttttctcatgaaagaaaaaaaatactaagatttgtaaagaaaaaaaaataaatggccCTGTCTATGTTGTGTACAAAGTTATTTTAAGAAGATCCAATAATTGGATTATTCTATTTTCTCATTTGCCTAggccctttctttttttttttttttttgtaaatttccTTTGCATCTCACACTTGTGTATTAGTTAATTCGTAATGGTATGGATAAAGCTAAGGCTGCATTTAGTAGTTATccagaaaatatcattttttctgttctatgggaacaaaagaatggaataaagtgtttggtgtcaatttagtgagtgtgtgtgtgtgtgtgtgtgttttttgaacgaaaagaaaagaaaaaaaaaagcactagAAAGAAATGATGGAATGACAAAACATTGTTCCGTCATTTCCATTTCATtccgaataaaaaaaaaaagtgaaaactaGGATAATTgttcctgaaacaggttcaccaaacaccatttcttttgttttaaaatggcattttagcacagaaactgaaaattctatttctaACACGAAACGTCGTGTCTAGAACTGAAtgattaccaaacgcagcctaagtgCTTTAGAAACAAGCAAAAAGAACCATAATGAAAAGAATaaagtgagatgagatctgTTTCACTGTCAATGAAAAATGGGTTTACTCAAGGATCTCAATGATTACAAAGAAAATCATCTCATTGCAAATATATAGTGACATTCTACATAGGCACAtattaccaaaatacccatgTAACACTAAAAAAGTTTCCTCAAGAACTGCAGCCTCGAACCCCTACAATGGACCTACCAATTTGTGAATGCCCTAGTAGCAAAAATAACACACAAGGTGGGCCTCGGGCCTTTTGAAATCAAAACACAAATGTAATccatagaatacaagacattaaaAGCCAAGAGAGACAATGTCTAAAATTCTTAGAGAATAGAGAAGACTCGAAGACTTGGTGTGGAGGCTTACATAGTAAGCTGATTAAAGTGTATATCTTACATTTTTGGTATGTGACCGAAGCCACTCATCCTCTATCGGTCTTGTGCACAGGGCAATTTTCAAAATCTCCATTTCCTCCCTTGGGGAGATGAGTGAGTTGATGACAGGCGTTTAGAACAAGGGATGGATAAAATCAACACCTTACTAACTCCACTGATTCATGGGTTGCCATAATTTCCATCTCCAATTTTTAGACTTATTTCTTTTTAAGAGGCTGCACAAGGCCCATGAGCCCATATCATACTTCACTGCTTTCCATGAGTCTCTAACATTACAGTGGTTACAATAAAGGTTGATTAAAACACTATGGCTATGAtttatgtttgattgcaaggaaaatttatAAGAGAGGGAACTGgaattttcaatttaaaaaagaaacttatgTAATCATTAGACGAGATATTTTCAAGTGTGTCAACTCTTTCAGCGCACATCGAACAATTGGGAGGCACTTGGGGTGTGTGTCCTGGTGCTACCTATTGTCCAATGTGCGTTGCAAGGGCTAGTGCAATTGAGAGGATCTGGGTCCGTAATCATTACCTCATGTaatcccatgtgattgtataaactacttacattttttatcatattaggtaatgatacattttcaAGTAAATTTTTATAACAAAAGGTTTTGGCTGCAAAAgtgaaatttaaataatcaaaatttgGAATGATTTAAATAGTCACATgcaataataattacaaaagtttatattttaagtttgaaattttgaattccctttccttgattttctcttCCAACCAAATGAAACCTCAAGgtctctaaaactgaaataattgACCCAACCAAGTAGTCCATGAGATGATCCAGGCTTACCTTGGTAGGTGGCGCTGCTCCCTTGGAGAGTGCTTATTGACTTGGTTAGTTGATCAATCGCCCTTGGGGCCCTTGGGACCCTTGGGACAtcgaaaaaaaatatcaatattgtCCCATTATGTACTCTTTCTAGCTTTCCAAGAGGTGTTTGACCCCTATGTGGGTCCTTCCTTGACTCCTCTGTATGTCTATTGTATGGCCCCCTAATGGGCTCCTtgcaccaaaaaacaaaagactaCCTAAGCCTGGTGGGTGGCATTGCTCCCTTGGAGAGTGCTTAGTGACTTGGTTAGTTGATCAAGGCCCCTTGGGGCATCTAAAAAAACATCTATATTGGTCCACTATGTACTCTTTCTAGTTTTTCAAGAGGTGTTTGATCCCGATGTGGGTCCTTCTTTGACTCCTTTGTATGTCTATTTTATGCCCCTAGGGGAATcattgcaccaaaaaaaaaaaaaaaaccccatttgcCCAATAAGGTAAATATCTAAAACCCAATAACTGATCCCATTTTAGTCCACAACTTGTGGCTCATTAGAATACGATCACGTGGTCATATGAGTTAATATCCAACATCtgtcttttttatttctaaatatacccctctttatccttgtaaATTGTAAAagtattaccaaaaaaaaaaaggcaatgcCAACCTCCCACTACGAGGCCACACAAGCAACAAAAATAAACATTTAcaaatgaaaaatatgaaaatttggcTTCGCCCGGACTTGAACCGGAGACCTTCAGTGTGTTGGACTGACGTGGTATAAGTCTAGAATTTATGCAATAATTAAAACATTACAACTAAAGGATATTCCAAAGATGCAATCTCCTTTGTCCTCTTGGTTTGGAGAGCTACATGGTAAGCTGATTAAACGGTACTTACACTTTTGGTATTTGACCAAATCCACTCATCCTCCATCGGTCTTGTGCACAGGGCTATCTTCAAAATCTCCATTGCCACCCTTGGGGAGAAAAGTGAGTTGATGAGGAGTGTTTTGAACAAGGTATGAATAAGATCAACACCTTACTAACTTCACTGATTCCATAGGTTGCTAGACATCTCCAAATTTTCTGACTTCATTTCCTTTTAAGAGGCTGCAGAAAGCCCATTAGCCCTTGTCATACTTCACTGGTTTTCATGAGTAACATTAAAGTGGTTACAGTAGAGGTTTGATGAAAACACTACGGctatggctatgtttggttgcaagcaAAATTTAAGAGAGGAAACTGAagttttcaatttaaaaaagaaacttagtAATCATtggaatgagatcttctcaagtGCACCAATCCTCTGCATTGTACATCAGATGGTTGGGAGGCACTTGGGGTGTATGCCCCGATACTATCAATTGTTCAATGTGCACTGGAGGGGTTGGCACGCTTGAAAGGATCTGAGTTCGTAATCATTACCTCATGTAATTCCaagtgattgtataaactacttacaTTTTTACCATATTAGGTAATGATGCATTTTACAAGTAgattttattctaaattttataGCAAaagattttggatgcaaagtgaagtgaaattaataaccaaatatggaatgatttggagttagtgccgtaataattataaaagtttctattttaagtttgaaaatttatttcaattccctttcctttatttcACCTTCCAACCAAATGAAGCCTCAAAGTCTCTTAAGCTCAAACACTTAACCCAACCAATTACTCCATGAGCGATGCTTACCTTGGTCGGGGCGCTGCTCCCTTGGGTTGGTTAGTTGATCAAGCCCCCTTGGGTTTTAGAAAAAAACATCCATATTGGCCCACTATATACTCTTTCTAGCTTTCCAAGAGGTGTTTGACCCCTATGTGGGTCCTTCCTTGACTCCTCCACCCATAGTGGGCtccttgcaccaaaaaaaagataaataaactACTGAAGCCTGGTCAGTGACGCTGCTCCCTTGGAGAGTACTTACTGACTTGGTTAGTTGATCAAGCCCCTTTGCTACATTTAAAAAGGCATCTATATTGGCCTATTTTGTACTCTTTCTAACTTTTCAAGATGTGTTTGACCCCTATGTAGGTCTTTCCTTAACTCCTCCGTATGTCCATTGTATGACCCTAATGggctcaaaaaaaataaataaataaataaaaacccactTGCCCAAAAAGTTAGAGATTCCACATAAGCAACAAAGATAAaccttttcaaataaaaataaaaaaattggctTCGCCCGGACTCGAACCGGAGACCTTCAGTGTGTTAGACTGACGTGATAACCAACTACACCACGAAACCAATTGGTTATTAGATGTCTGCAATCTTATATCATAATTTATACATCCAATCCTTGTCTCGTATTATCCATTTCAATATCCCAAAACTTAATAGGAATTTTCCTAAACAAATACAGACgtgaatcaaattcaaattttcgatcatttacatccctaatctTTTTTTAGCATCTTTAACTTGTGTAACCTAAACCTTCCTCCCTTCCCCACCTCGCAAAGCAGATAAGATCCACTCTCAATTATCTAAGCTCTTTTACTCATTCTCTAGCACTTTGTCAAATCTTCAAAAACAACCCCTatgataattaattaattacttacttcttcttcttcttttattttatttatttttaattattagtaGGATATCTATTCTAGTGAGATAGTTTCTATTCTGGATTATCTAAATCCAAATTTGGATATCCTATTATTAGATTCGGATAcaaatcaaatttggattttcaataTGCATTTGAATGCTATTTTTTTAAGCATATTTGAAACTCCATATTAAGCTCCTTTTAAAAATATCTGATAATAAAACCAAATCATTAGATTATCCGTTAAATTGATTGTTATAAATTTTGcttttaacttgggaatgataTGGATAAGCATGTCCTCTAAACTTGTGCCAACTAATCTACGATGTGATAAGGATTTAAGTTTGTACTGCAACGCAAAACAAGGAAGCCATTCATAGTAAAACATGACAGTTTAGTTGGCACTCAAATTTTATACGTTTGTCATTTATGTCATCAATAACTCATTTGGTGAGTTTCAGTCTAAAAACTTTACACCACTTAGACATCATTAACAAATTGATTTCTATCAAGATATGAATGGTTTGTGGAGAAACTCAATGCTTGTAGGTCACATATGATTATATGGAGAAAGAATGCTCTTGGTCAGATGTTCACTATGTTAGCACCTGAAGTAATGAGAGTGTGTCAAGATTTTGGTCTTGAAGTTTGATAGGTTGAAAATCCACATGGTGCCATATCCATCCAATGATCACAATTGTAGTGTCACCCCCACTCCCACCCTTAGTAACCAACTTTTGGATAGATAAGAAGCCCTTGGATCATCTACATATAGTAATTCTTGGTTCATCTTTACCTATATGGCCCACCTTCTAAGTGGAATTCACTTGCATATTTCATGCATCAAATCAATGGAAGATTCATGTAACAATTAACCCTAAAGAGATAAGGGAC is a window from the Macadamia integrifolia cultivar HAES 741 chromosome 5, SCU_Mint_v3, whole genome shotgun sequence genome containing:
- the LOC122080250 gene encoding probable polyamine transporter At3g13620; this translates as MTVEIQLYTGDRRIEDPNPPKKETNQNKLTLLPLIFLIYFEVSGGPFGEEPVVKAAGPLFAILGFLVFPFIWSIPEALITAELATTFPGNGGFVIWAERAFGPFWGNLMGYWKFISGVVNNAAYPVLCADYLKLVFPIFASGTPRVAAICGSTLVLSFLNYTGLAIVGYTAVALGFVSLLPFYIMGFAAIPKLKPHRWLSMGEPGLKKDWQLYLNTLFWNLNFWDNASTLAGEVDKPQKTFPKALLLAGFMTIIGYLVPLLAATGALELEQDRWDSGFLADAAGMMVGDWLKIWIEIAVLLSGIGLFEAQLSSAAYQVLGMADLGFIPKFFSLRSKWFDTPWVGILLSSIITLAITFMDFNNIITAANSLYSLGMLLEIASYIWLRKKYPKMDRPYKVPMGMVGLVIMCMIPLGFLIFVMVMGSKLSFLISGSVTGIGIVGYFVMKFCKSRGSCFEFTKQEEEDKEEGGQEGGVV